A region of the Candidatus Aminicenantes bacterium genome:
AGTGCTGTTTATAAGTACGAGTCTCGCCGGATGGGATCGTTCCGGCGGAGTCGCCCGCCAGCGATAATTTCGCCGATTGACCAAGGAGCCCGGAACTCTCGGCAAAATCTATGGGGGAAAGGGAGAAGTGCGCGCCCGGAGAGATTCGAACTCCCGACCCTTTGGTTCGAAGCCAAATGCTCTATCCAGCTGAGCTACGGGCGCGCCCGGGAACGGCTCTCATCATAGGGGGTTGAAAGCCGTAAATCAAGGCGGCCCTATTTGCGGACGAAGTGGGGCATATCGAACGGGATCTCCAGCGACAGCTCGACGAAGCCGACATAGGCGCCGGCATCGAAGCAGGGGGCCTGGTAAATGAGCTTTTTGAGGCCGCGCTTCTCGATCGTGTAGACATTGGCCCGGCCCTCGGCCAGCATAGCCCGCAGCTTCGTCCGCGAGGGCTCGAGATGGCAGTCGAGGACGTTCGTCCCGATCAGCGCCGCCCCGCCGTCGGCCTCGAAAGCGGCGCGGGCCTTGTCGTTCATCTCCAGGATGACGCCGTCGCGGTCGCAGACGGTGACGGCGCCGGGAAATTCCTTCCACCACATCCGGGCATCCATAGCCGCCCTACCGTTCCGCGTAATAATCGATCATGGCCGCCAAGGCCCGCCGACAGACCGCGCAGAACTCGATCTTCGGGTTGCCGATCATGATGCAGACCATCTGAGCTCGATACAAGCCTTTGGCCGAATAGCCGGCCCCCTCGAAGACCCCGACCTTATCGGCCAAGCCGGCATAGGTCTTGCGGATCTCATCCATCTTGGCTTGGCCGGCCTTGTCGGCCGCGGCGGTCCGATCCTGGATGGCCTTGACCGCGGCGGCATCGGCCCCCTTCTCCTTGGCCCGGGCGATCTCTTCCGCCGCGGCCTTGCGACGGGCCTGTCGCTCGGCCTGCAGGGCCTCCAAGGCTTCCTTGCCGTACTCGGTCGGAATGGCGATGCCGGGCGAGAGGAGGTCCTTCCATTTGAGGGCGGCCGGGTCGAGCAGGGCCGTGATGTTGGGCTCCAGCGGCTCGACGCCCTTCGGGTAGAAGTCGTTGTAGGCTACCTCGCTGGTGTAATACTCGTCGGCCAAGCCGCCGAAGGAGTGGCCCATCTCGTGCAGGAAGACCTCCAGGCTGCGGGCGTTGTCGGTCGTGGTGACGCAGTAGTCGAAGCAGATGGAGCCGCCGCCGTAGCGGGCGCTGTCGACCAGGACGATGATGGCGTCATAGGGAGCTTGGGCGGCGATCTCATGCAGGCGGTGGTCCTTCTCGATCAGCATGTAGCGGTCGAGATCAAAGGCGTTGAATCCCGCGTCCAGAACGGTCTTGCGGTAGGCCCGCTGGCGCGGTTCGTCCATCGACCGCTCCGGCGAGGGGCGGAAGACGCCCCGGACGCTGATCCGGCCCTTGGCACTCTTATAGGGCTCCGTTTCGAACAGGATCTTGGTCATCCGGTCGACGTCGGTCTTGAACTTGTCCTTGCCGGAGGCGGTGTACCCCTCGGCCACGAAGACGAGGTCCAGGGTCGTCTTCGGATCGCCGGCCACGACGGCCTCGTAGATCCAGTCCCCGGCCGCCGGCGTCTCCCGCCGGATGTGGTAATCCGCAGGATCGACGGCCTGGGTGAAGACGGGGTGCAGGATATTTTTCTTATCCCGGCCCTCGACGACGAAGAGGAATGGCTTGCGCGGCTCGGGGATGCGCAAGCTGCGTTGGAAGACGCGGACGACCCCTTCCAGGGCGGGCGTCGTCGTCTTGTATTCGGCGAACATGGTGTCGAAGCCGCGCGAGTAGAGCAGGGCGTTGCTGGCCACGTCGTAGACCTTGAGCATATAGCGGCCGATATTGAAGGGATCGACGAGCCGGGTCCGCGTTTCGGGCCAGAGAGGCTCCTCGTAGACCGCGTCGATGGTCAGCATCTCGGACTTGGCGTCGCCGGTCTGGTACATGTCGAACCGGAGCGCCCGGCCGGTGAAGCGGGCCTCGAATGCGGCCGGAGCCTGGGCGGGACAGAGCGCCGCACCCAGGACGAGAGCGGCGGCGAGGGACACGATCTTCTTCATGACGACCTCACGGTTTGCGGGTTGCGGAAATCGGGAATCCTATGATGGCCGAAGTCCGGCCCGGGCGCAAGCGCGGGCTTCATCCCTGCGGGGCGGAGCCGGAGGCGCCGAGGGTGAGCCGCTTGATCAGGATGGTGGCGTAGGATCCCCGGGGCAGGGCGAAGGACAGGGTCATCCGCCGCCGGCCGCGGTTGAGCTCGTCGGCCCCGGCGTCGAGGACGGCGGGATTCTCGGGCTTGACCGCCGCGGGCCGGGGGAAGGATTTGAAATAGACCCGGCTCAAGGCCCGGGTCCGGAAATCGCCGAACTTCAGGCCGCGGCTCTGCAGGATCCCGGCGAAAAGATCGCGGGTCCGATCGTCGGGGAACTCCATGCGGGCGGCGCAGGTCGGAAGGTCGAGCTCCAAAAAGCGGGCGACGGCCGCATCCGGCCCGCCGGCCCAGAAGAGATAGTCGCCCTCGGCCCCGGCCACGGCGGCCGGGCTCCCGAACGCCTCCCGGACGACCGACCGCAGCAGCTCGTTCCAGAGGTGGGACTGGAACGAGGAATACCGCATCGAGATCTCCTCCTGCGGCAGCTTGTGGAGGGCCCGGACCTGGTCCTTGGGGTAGGCGACGAGAAACTCGAAGATCTCCCGCTCCTCCCCGCCCCTGGCCAGCTCGAGGCAGCGCGGCCAGTCCTTCCAGCGGTCGAACAGCTCGCGGCGCCGGATCTTCTCGGGGCCCCACATCCCGGGCGCGGTCGAGGTCAGGAAGACCTGCAGGGCGCCGTTCCAATGCCGGTGGAGAATCTTCTCGGCGAAAAACCCGCGCTCCGGGTCGTAGCTGCGGAAGCGCTGGTCGTCGAAGTAGTTGGGGAAGCCCGTGGCCCGGACCTCGGCCAGGGCCCGCTGGACCGAGTCGGTCTCGCGAAGGTCCCGCAGGACGACCCGGAAGGCGTTCCCGAGAATAAGATCCGGCCCCATGGGCCGGTCCATGGCGCCCTGCAGCTCCAGCCGATAGCCCACCCCCGTCCGGCTGAAGTCGCGGCCGTCCCGGATGGTGATGAACTGGGACGTCCGGCCGTGCTTGTCCTTCTTGCCGCCGTAGGCCATCGCGGCCGGCGAGACGCCGCAGGCCCGGGCCAGCCGGCGGAGCAGGTCGGTCGTCGTCCAGCCCGACTTGGTCAGGCGGTAGACGCGGTACGGGCCCGACGGGGCGAGCGGCAGCTCGGCCCGCTCCTCGACGATGAAGTCCTCGGGGGTGGCTTTGATCA
Encoded here:
- a CDS encoding diguanylate cyclase; translation: MDARMWWKEFPGAVTVCDRDGVILEMNDKARAAFEADGGAALIGTNVLDCHLEPSRTKLRAMLAEGRANVYTIEKRGLKKLIYQAPCFDAGAYVGFVELSLEIPFDMPHFVRK
- a CDS encoding M64 family metallo-endopeptidase, which produces MKKIVSLAAALVLGAALCPAQAPAAFEARFTGRALRFDMYQTGDAKSEMLTIDAVYEEPLWPETRTRLVDPFNIGRYMLKVYDVASNALLYSRGFDTMFAEYKTTTPALEGVVRVFQRSLRIPEPRKPFLFVVEGRDKKNILHPVFTQAVDPADYHIRRETPAAGDWIYEAVVAGDPKTTLDLVFVAEGYTASGKDKFKTDVDRMTKILFETEPYKSAKGRISVRGVFRPSPERSMDEPRQRAYRKTVLDAGFNAFDLDRYMLIEKDHRLHEIAAQAPYDAIIVLVDSARYGGGSICFDYCVTTTDNARSLEVFLHEMGHSFGGLADEYYTSEVAYNDFYPKGVEPLEPNITALLDPAALKWKDLLSPGIAIPTEYGKEALEALQAERQARRKAAAEEIARAKEKGADAAAVKAIQDRTAAADKAGQAKMDEIRKTYAGLADKVGVFEGAGYSAKGLYRAQMVCIMIGNPKIEFCAVCRRALAAMIDYYAER
- the truD gene encoding tRNA pseudouridine(13) synthase TruD, which gives rise to MIKATPEDFIVEERAELPLAPSGPYRVYRLTKSGWTTTDLLRRLARACGVSPAAMAYGGKKDKHGRTSQFITIRDGRDFSRTGVGYRLELQGAMDRPMGPDLILGNAFRVVLRDLRETDSVQRALAEVRATGFPNYFDDQRFRSYDPERGFFAEKILHRHWNGALQVFLTSTAPGMWGPEKIRRRELFDRWKDWPRCLELARGGEEREIFEFLVAYPKDQVRALHKLPQEEISMRYSSFQSHLWNELLRSVVREAFGSPAAVAGAEGDYLFWAGGPDAAVARFLELDLPTCAARMEFPDDRTRDLFAGILQSRGLKFGDFRTRALSRVYFKSFPRPAAVKPENPAVLDAGADELNRGRRRMTLSFALPRGSYATILIKRLTLGASGSAPQG